In Pseudomonas flavescens, the sequence AGCAGTTTGGCGTAGTGCCAGTTGAGGCCGGGGCGCATGCGCTGGGGCAGCTGGATCAGAAAACTGGCGCTGCGATCACTGAAGGGAATATCCATGATCGGGTTTTCCGCGAAGTACAGGTGGATCTTCCAGCTGACATCGCGGCCCAGGCCGAAACCTTCCTGAAAGCGTTCCGACAGCTCGCCGGCCAGCGGGCGCACCTCGGCTCGTACCACGGCGGCCCAGGTCCGCTCCTGCTGCTGCAACGTATTGAGCCAGCGCTCAAGCGCCTGGTGATCGCCACCACGATACAGCGACTCGGCCTGCTCGCCGTAATGACGAAGGGTGCGCTGGTGCTCGGCGTCGATGAAACTCATGCGCTCTTCGGTCTGCCAGGCGACCCGGGCGATGATCCAGAACAGCCCGACGCTGCCCACGGCGATGACGATGCACAGCTTCCAGAACAGGCGCCGGTTCATTGGAATACGTAACCCCGGCCATGCAGGGTCTGCAGGCGATCCGTCGCCAAGCCCGCCTCTCCCAGCAATCGGCGTATGCGGCTGATGTGCATGTCCAGGCTACGGTCGTAGCTGCTGTAGTCGCGTTCCAGCACCGTGCGATACAGGTAGGGCTTGCTGAGCGCTTCGCCACGGTGGCTGACCAGGTGCCAGAGCACACGAAACTGGATCGGCGTGAGGCTGACCTCGCGCTCGTTGACCGTGACCCGCTGGGCGTGACGCTCGAGGCGCAACTCGTTGGCCTGCAGTTGCTGCACGTCTACCGGGCGCACGCTGTCGGTCACCCGGGTACGCCGCAACACGGCATCGATGCGCAGTTGCAGTTCGGTGATGTTGAATGGCTTGGGCAGGTAGTCATCGGCACCGTGGCGCAGGCCGCGAATGCGTTCCTCCTCGGCGCCACAGGCGGTCAGCATGATCACTGGCGTCTGCTGTTGCTCACGCAGGCGGCGCAGAACGGAAAAGCCATTGAGATCCGGCAGCAGCACGTCCAGCAGCACCAGATCCGGCGCATCGCTGATCGCCATGCCGAGCCCCGCTTCGCCCAAGTGACTCGAGCTGGTGGCATAGCCCTGGCCGCGCAACAGCTCGCCAAGCTGGGCGCACAGGGTTCGGTCGTCCTCGATGATCAGAATGCGTGCCAGGCTGGCCGGCATGGCCCCTCCCAGGGGCCGGGAGCGGCACCCATCAAAGATAATAATTCTCAGATAGATTACGCGAGTTGCGGTCACGAGGTAATGGCATCGTCAGGAGACCAAGCCATTGCAGCTACGCCTCTCTGCGCAACGATGGCAGGCGTGCTTTGAGTTTCGCCGAGCATCGTCAGGCGCTTCGCCCCGAGGTCGAGGCTCCTACGGAGTTGCGGATGCTCAAGATCCGGTAGGAGCCGCGACCCCGCGGCGAATGATGGGCATACCGTGGTTTCGCGGAGCGGCCACGGTCAGTGCGCCCCAAGGCAGGGCGCCACCATCCTGTTTAGACCGCCACCTGCTCCGCCGGCGAGACGATGCTGCTCTTGCCACGCGAGCGCCCGGAGCTGAGGTAGTCGGCGATGGATTCCTGGGTGACTTCGCCGAGGAAGTCGTTGTCGGCGCTGAGTACCGGCAGCCAGGAGCGATTGAACTCGTACATGCGCGACAGCAGGATGCGCAGGTGTTCGTCGTGGGAGGCGGTGGCGTTGAACGGCTGCAGGAATGGCTGCACCGAACCGCCCTGCCCGCGCAGGTCGCGGCGGCGGATGTAGCCCAGGCCCTTTTTCTGCGCATCGGTCACCACCAGGTGACGGCGGTCGTGCTCCTCCATCAATTCCACGGCATCGGCTACCGAGGTTTCCGACAACACCGACGGGGCATCGTCGGCCGCGTCTTCGGCGCGGATCAGCAGCAGACGCTTGAGGGTGCTGTCCTGGCCGACGAAGCCACTGACGAAGTCGTCTGCGGGGTGCGCCAGCAAGGTGTCAGGGTGGTCGAACTGGAGCAGCGTGCCGTCCTTGAAGATGGCGATCTTGTCGCCCAGCTTGATGGCTTCGTCGATGTCGTGGCTGACCATGATCACGGTCTTGTTGAGCGCCCGCTGCATCTGGAAGAACTCGTTCTGGATGGCGTCGCGGTTGACCGGGTCGACCGCGCCGAAGGGCTCATCCATCAGCAGCACCGGCGCATCGGCTGCCAGGGCGCGGATAACGCCGATACGCTGTTGCTGGCCACCGGACAGCTCACGGGGATAGCGCGACAGGTATTGTTTGGGCTCCAGTTGCACCATGCTCATCAGCTCGACCGCCCGCTCGTGGCAGCGCTTCTTGTCCCAGCCGAGCAGCTTGGGCACCACGGTGATGTTTTCCTCGATGGTCATGTTGGGGAACAGACCGATCTGCTGGATCACATAGCCGATGTTGCGGCGCAGGGTCACCTCGTCGATGCCGGTGGTGTCCTCGCCGTTGATCAGCACCCGCCCGGAGGTCGGTTCGATCAGCCGGTTGATCATCTTCAGGGTGGTGCTCTTGCCGCAGCCGGACGGGCCGAGGAACACGCAGATCTGCCCTTCGTCGACGGTCAGACTGACTTCGTTGACGGCTACGACGTCCTTGCCTTTCTGGTGGAATTTCTTGGTCAGCTTATCGAGTTGAATCATGTTCGAGTCCTCAGTGGGCGGCTTTCAGGCCACGGGGAGTGAGCGTTTTCTGCAGCCACTGCAAAAACAGGTCGGCGACGATGGCGAGCAGGCTCACCAGCACCGCGCCGACGAGAAGGGTGGCCATGTCGCTGCGACTGATGGCCGTGAGAATCAGCACGCCAAGGCCGCCGGCGCCGATGGTGGCGGCGATGGTCATCACGCCGATGTTCATCACCACGGCAGTGCGCACGCCAGCCAGAATGACCGGCACGGCGATCGGCAGCTCGACCATGCGCAGGCGCTGCCAGAAACTCATGCCAATGCCCTTACCCGCCTCGCGGATGCCCGGCTCGACGCTGCTCAATGCCAGGTAGGTGTTGCGCAGGATCGGCAGCAGTGAATAGAGGAACACGGCGGTGACGGCCGGCAGCGGCCCGAGGCCCTGCCCGAACTGCGAGTAGAACGGCAACAGCAGGCCGAACAGCGCGATGGCCGGCAGCGTCAGCACGACCGTGGCGGCGCCCTGCAGCGGTCCGGCAATCCACGGGAAGCGGGTCATCAGAATGCCCAGCGGCACGCCGATGACGATCGCCAGGCCGACGGCGATGCCGACCAGGGCGATGTGTTCACCGGTCAGGCTGACGACCTGTGCCCAGTCGATGTGCTGAAAAGCGGTCATGAAATCCATATCAACGATCCCCCTCGATCAATTTCTGTTCACGAAGGAAGTCGGCGGCCACCGCAGCGGGTGTCTCGCGCTCGACGTCGACGCGGGCGTTGAGGCGACGCATGGTGGCGTCGTCCAGGCGCTCGGCCAGGGGTTTGAGCAGGGCTTCCAGATCAGGGTGCTCCTTCAGGTAGTCGGCATTCACCACAGGGGCTGCGGTGTAGTCAGGGAAGTAGCCCTTGTCGTCCTCGAGCAGGCGCAGGCCAAAGGAGTCCAGACGGCCATCGGTGGTGTACACCAGGCCGACGAACACCTGGCCGTTGCGCAGCGCGGTGTAGACCAGGCCCGGGTCCATCTGGCGGATCTCGTTGCGGGTGAAGCTCAGACCGTATTCCTTGACCAGCCCGTCGAGACCGTCGGAGCGGTTGGCGAATTCGATATCCAGCGCCAGCAGGCGATTGCCCTTGCCCGGCTGCTGCAGAGCCTCCGCCAGGTCGCTGATGCTCTTGATATCCGGGTGTTCCTCGGCGACCTTTTCCGGCAGCGCCAGTGCATAGGTGTTGTTGAAGCGGGTCGGCGCCAGCCAGATCGCGCCGGTCTTGGCATCCAGCTCCTTGACCCGCGCGTAGGCCGCGTCCTTGTCGAGGCGCTCGGTCACCTTGTTGTAGGCCACCAGCGAGGTGCCGGTGTATTCCCAGGTCAGATCCAGCTGGCCGTTCTTCATGGCATTCCAGGCAATGGTGCTGCCCAGATTGCCGACGATGCGCGACTGATAGCCGTGGGGCTGCAGGTACTGCGCGGTGAGTTCCGAGAGGATCGCCTGCTCGGTAAATACCTTGGCGCCGATGCGAATTTCCGCCGCCTGGCTGGTAGCGGCCAGCAGCATGCCGAGGCCAAGAACAAATGACTTCATCAAGGTCTCCATTAGCGGGCCAGGCCTCGCTCGAACCAGAAACGGCTGACCGCGGCCACCAGGCCGTCGAGCAGCAGTGCCAGCAGGGCTGTGGCTGCCGCGCCCAGAATCAGCAATGGCTGATCTTCCAGAGCGATGGCCGGAAAGATCAGACTGCCGAGGCTGTTGGCGCCGATCAGAAAAACCAGCGGTGCAGTGCCGACGTTCAGCGCCAGCGCGACGCGCACGCCGCCAACGATGATCGGTACGGCGTTGGGCAACTCGACCTGCCAGAGCACCTGGCCGGGTGTCATGCCGATACCGGTGGCCGCTTCCTTCAGCGAACCCGGCACGTTGCGCAGACCTTCATAGGTGTTACGCACGATGGGCAGCAGTGAGGCGAGAAACAGGGCGAGCACCGCCGGGCCATTGCCGATACCGACGATGGACAGGGCAATCGCCAGCACCGCCAGCGGCGGCACGGTGTTGCCCACGTTGAACACCTGCATGATGCGCTCGGCACTGTGCTCGCGCCCCGGTCGACTGAGCAGGATGCCCGCGGGGATTCCCACCGCCAACGCTGCGAACATCGACAGGAACACCAGATACAGATGCGCCTGCAGGTAGAAGATGAGGTCTTCGCGGTGCGAAGCGAGCACTGCGGGGGTGATCCAGTGGATCAGCAAGGCCAGTACCGCAACCAGCGCCGCAGCGCCCAGCAGCACCTTGCCCAAGCTTTTCAACATGTTTCGACTCCAATCAGCGACGGG encodes:
- a CDS encoding ABC transporter permease, encoding MDFMTAFQHIDWAQVVSLTGEHIALVGIAVGLAIVIGVPLGILMTRFPWIAGPLQGAATVVLTLPAIALFGLLLPFYSQFGQGLGPLPAVTAVFLYSLLPILRNTYLALSSVEPGIREAGKGIGMSFWQRLRMVELPIAVPVILAGVRTAVVMNIGVMTIAATIGAGGLGVLILTAISRSDMATLLVGAVLVSLLAIVADLFLQWLQKTLTPRGLKAAH
- a CDS encoding ABC transporter permease, whose amino-acid sequence is MLKSLGKVLLGAAALVAVLALLIHWITPAVLASHREDLIFYLQAHLYLVFLSMFAALAVGIPAGILLSRPGREHSAERIMQVFNVGNTVPPLAVLAIALSIVGIGNGPAVLALFLASLLPIVRNTYEGLRNVPGSLKEAATGIGMTPGQVLWQVELPNAVPIIVGGVRVALALNVGTAPLVFLIGANSLGSLIFPAIALEDQPLLILGAAATALLALLLDGLVAAVSRFWFERGLAR
- a CDS encoding ABC transporter ATP-binding protein; the protein is MIQLDKLTKKFHQKGKDVVAVNEVSLTVDEGQICVFLGPSGCGKSTTLKMINRLIEPTSGRVLINGEDTTGIDEVTLRRNIGYVIQQIGLFPNMTIEENITVVPKLLGWDKKRCHERAVELMSMVQLEPKQYLSRYPRELSGGQQQRIGVIRALAADAPVLLMDEPFGAVDPVNRDAIQNEFFQMQRALNKTVIMVSHDIDEAIKLGDKIAIFKDGTLLQFDHPDTLLAHPADDFVSGFVGQDSTLKRLLLIRAEDAADDAPSVLSETSVADAVELMEEHDRRHLVVTDAQKKGLGYIRRRDLRGQGGSVQPFLQPFNATASHDEHLRILLSRMYEFNRSWLPVLSADNDFLGEVTQESIADYLSSGRSRGKSSIVSPAEQVAV
- a CDS encoding glycine betaine ABC transporter substrate-binding protein; translated protein: MKSFVLGLGMLLAATSQAAEIRIGAKVFTEQAILSELTAQYLQPHGYQSRIVGNLGSTIAWNAMKNGQLDLTWEYTGTSLVAYNKVTERLDKDAAYARVKELDAKTGAIWLAPTRFNNTYALALPEKVAEEHPDIKSISDLAEALQQPGKGNRLLALDIEFANRSDGLDGLVKEYGLSFTRNEIRQMDPGLVYTALRNGQVFVGLVYTTDGRLDSFGLRLLEDDKGYFPDYTAAPVVNADYLKEHPDLEALLKPLAERLDDATMRRLNARVDVERETPAAVAADFLREQKLIEGDR
- a CDS encoding response regulator transcription factor; amino-acid sequence: MPASLARILIIEDDRTLCAQLGELLRGQGYATSSSHLGEAGLGMAISDAPDLVLLDVLLPDLNGFSVLRRLREQQQTPVIMLTACGAEEERIRGLRHGADDYLPKPFNITELQLRIDAVLRRTRVTDSVRPVDVQQLQANELRLERHAQRVTVNEREVSLTPIQFRVLWHLVSHRGEALSKPYLYRTVLERDYSSYDRSLDMHISRIRRLLGEAGLATDRLQTLHGRGYVFQ